One Brassica oleracea var. oleracea cultivar TO1000 chromosome C7, BOL, whole genome shotgun sequence genomic window carries:
- the LOC106306004 gene encoding ENHANCER OF AG-4 protein 2 isoform X1 codes for MAPGRKRGASKANAKGKLILGDLVLAKVKGFPAWPAKISRPEEWDRAPDPKKYFVKFFGTQEIAFVAPPDIQAFTNEAKSKLLARCQGKTLKYFAQAVTEICTAFEELQNRKSLDPLDTAEPGLTKAETLDGTGHIVPKLDKNNGEETNAETVKKDSSPGSESLTHSSYDPKIKEEDFDKGTGGDGCTNGQKNLARTKKVAGGSDKKGDTIHRDKSSNSHVPTSGKSDSKMSKGPLTEKSSTKFSGGKHENSPGVKSGVPGKKRRLESELRKPAPRLDESSPAAKKPRTEGKNGSVKCEIDDESDPIGTGSDIKHDLVLGASPREGNLRVGKGHLEQKDRPSSVAQSLKKRRAVCIYDEDDDEDPKTPLHGSRAAVPKTSELTDGPKSGNASTKSKVSAGPTESTRVKKAPLRKHCEDASRVLSENVEKSANSLPIVKPISELPPKDVKQIVKSPMLSPQLGSSNKHVTAQQKAAKSSVKVSGVVMAKKPQSDSCKEAVMKSDKVSSSLSQADQRHKPASVKDRPRDTSEDLSAVMPDGNRENWSAPFTSAKTPDAASSMKDLIAAAQAKRKLAHSQNSVFGNLNPSFMSISDTQMRSQSPFMVQSASASAAIAMPLVVEGHQQDSSPSNHGHQSSSRNQNEADVDEERRLSSGHKSAGGSLSGGTEAAVSRDAFEGMIETLSRTKESIGRATRLAIDCAKYGIASEVVELLIRKLESEPQLHRKVDLFFLVDSITQCSHNQKGIAGASYVPTVQAALPRLLGAAAPSGLDARDNRRKCLKVLRLWLDRKIFPESLLRRYIDDIGASGDDGTIGISLRRPSRSERSVDDPIREMEGMHVDEYGSNATIQLPGFFSSHNFEDDEEDDELLTSQKAKNTSSGEPFNALDDLEMRDTSSDRHHRVLEDVDRDLEMADVSGEGKDVAPSAICENETKEQSLDVSEPVAEKSTGVPPLSEDSPPLPHESPPSPPPLPPSPPPPSPPPPPSSPPPLLPPPPPTAQTPPLSSPLSQPPPPLPTAQIPPLPSPLSQPPPPPPLTPPPSPPPPPPPPAQSIALPTQPSIASHHQLPPQLGFPPPAYPLSHQTYPGSMQQDRCSIFTGDQIVQGLGSSSRGSHVQQSYNFNPEASSQNQRFQPNTTLSQRPMVRNPPLAPSGHFPYPSHVQSQSPHTYTHPYSFPPQRDDGRRYRDEEPWRMSSSGRSAENQSGAWIRGRHSHPGLPRVTDNFFRPPPERPPSVTMSYQPSSASNLQSIPAIPGHAAPQMLPSRPDLPAGNCWRPA; via the exons ATGGCTCCGGGGCGTAAAAGAGGAGCTAGCAAGGCTAACGCCAAGGGGAAGTTGATCCTCGGTGATCTCGTTCTTGCCAAAGTCAAAGGCTTCCCTGCTTGGCCTGCTAAG ATTAGCCGGCCTGAAGAATGGGATCGTGCGCCTGACCCGAAGAAGTACTTTGTTAAGTTCTTTGGAACTCAGGAAAT AGCTTTTGTTGCACCGCCTGATATCCAAGCCTTCACTAATGAGGCAAAGAGCAAACTATTAGCAAGATGTCAAGGTAAAACACTCAAGTATTTTGCGCAAGCCGTCACGGAAATTTGCACCGCTTTTGAAGAGTTGCAGAACCGCAAGTCATTGGATCCTCTCGATACAGCGGAGCCTGGTTTGACAAAGGCTGAGACATTGGATGGAACAGGTCATATAGTCCCTAAATTAGATAAGAACAATGGTGAAGAGACAAACGCTGAGACTGTGAAGAAGGATTCATCCCCGGGTAGCGAGTCACTGACGCATAGTTCATATGACCCTAAAATAAAGGAAGAAGATTTTGATAAAGGAACTGGCGGTGATGGTTGCACTAATGGTCAGAAGAATCTGGCGAGAACAAAGAAGGTAGCTGGTGGCTCGGACAAAAAAGGTGATACAATTCATAGAGACAAAAGCAGTAACTCACATGTGCCTACTAGTGGTAAATCTGATTCCAAAATGTCAAAAGGTCCGTTGACAGAGAAATCTAGTACCAAATTTTCCGGAGGTAAGCACGAAAATTCACCTGGTGTTAAGAGTGGAGTTCCAGGCAAGAAAAGAAGGCTTGAAAGTGAACTAAGGAAGCCTGCACCAAGACTAGATGAAAGCTCGCCTGCTGCTAAAAAACCGCGAACTGAAGGTAAAAATGGCAGCGTTAAGTGTGAAATTGATGATGAATCTGATCCTATTGGGACTGGATCAGATATTAAGCATGACCTTGTTTTAGGAGCAAGTCCTCGTGAAGGAAATTTAAGGGTGGGGAAAGGTCATCTGGAACAGAAAGACCGTCCCTCTTCAGTTGCACAGTCTCTGAAAAAGCGAAGGGCTGTTTGCATCTACGACGAAGATGATGATGAAGATCCAAAAACCCCATTACATGGAAGTCGAGCTGCTGTTCCCAAAACATCAGAATTGACTGATGGTCCCAAAAGTGGCAATGCCTCTACCAAATCTAAGGTATCTGCTGGACCTACAGAGAGTACTCGAGTAAAGAAAGCACCTCTGCGTAAACATTGCGAGGATGCTTCACGCGTATTATCGGAAAATGTGGAGAAATCTGCTAATAGCTTACCCATAGTGAAACCCATCAGTGAGTTGCCGCCAAAGGATGTCAAGCAGATCGTTAAATCTCCTATGCTGTCTCCTCAGCTGGGTTCATCTAACAAGCACGTTACAGCACAGCAAAAAGCTGCAAAGTCATCTGTAAAAGTTTCTGGTGTTGTGATGGCAAAGAAGCCTCAGAGTGATTCTTGTAAGGAGGCAGTTATGAAATCTGATAAAGTAAGCTCTTCTTTGTCTCAAGCTGATCAGAGACACAAACCAGCTTCAGTTAAAGATAGGCCAAGAGACACTTCTGAGGACTTGTCTGCTGTGAT GCCTGATGGCAACCGAGAAAATTGGAGTGCTCCATTTACCAGTGCGAAGACCCCAGATGCAGCTTCATCTATGAAGGATCTAATTGCAGCAGCACAGGCCAAAAGAAAACTAGCACATTCACAAAATTCAGTTTTTGGGAATTTGAACCCTAGTTTCATGAGCATCAGTGATACACAGATGAGGAGCCAGAGCCCGTTTATGGTTCAGAGTGCTTCAGCTTCTGCTGCCATCGCAATGCCTTTAGTTGTTGAAGGACATCAACAGGATTCTTCTCCGTCAAATCATGGGCATCAGTCCTCATCAAGAAATCAAAATGAGGCTGATGTTGATGAAGAGAGAAGACTTAGTTCAGGGCATAAGTCAGCTGGAGGTTCACTTAGTGGTGGTACTGAGGCGGCTGTTTCCCGAGATGCTTTTGAGGGGATGATAGAGACCTTATCAAGAACTAAGGAAAGTATTGGACGTGCAACACGCCTAGCAATTGATTGTGCCAAGTATGGGATTGCTAGTGAG GTGGTGGAACTTCTCATACGAAAGTTGGAAAGTGAACCTCAATTGCATCGTAAAGTGGACTTGTTCTTTCTCGTTGACTCTATCACCCAGTGTTCGCACAACCAAAAAG GTATTGCTGGTGCTTCATACGTTCCTACTGTGCAAGCTGCTTTGCCACGTCTTTTAGGTGCTGCTGCTCCTTCAGGGCTCGATGCTCGTGACAATCGTCGTAAATGTCTGAAG GTTCTGAGGTTGTGGCTTGATAGGAAAATTTTCCCTGAATCTCTTCTGCGTCGTTATATTGATGATATTGGAGCTTCTGGCGATGATGGAACTATTGGGATTTCCCTGCGACGTCCTTCTAGATCTGAGCGTTCTGTAGATGATCCTATCAGAGAAATGGAAGGGATGCATGTTGATGAGTATGGCAG CAATGCAACTATTCAGCTGCCTGGGTTTTTCTCTTCTCATAACTTCGAAGATGATGAAGAAGATGACGAGCTTCTAACATCACAAAAAGCAAAAAACACATCTTCTGGGGAACCTTTCAATGCTTTAGATGACTTGGAAATGCGTGATACTTCAAGTGATAGACACCATCGAGTTTTGGAGGATGTAGATCGTGATCTTGAAATGGCAGATGTATCTGGTGAGGGGAAAGATGTAGCACCTTCCGCTATCTGTGAGAATGAGACAAAGGAGCAGTCACTGGATGTTAGTGAACCAGTTGCGGAAAAGTCAACTGGGGTGCCTCCTCTTTCAGAGGATTCTCCTCCGCTACCTCACGAATCACCTCCATCTCCCCCTCCTCTGCCCCCTTCTCCACCACCTCCGTCTCCACCTCCTCCGCCTTCATCTCCGCCTCCGTTGCTGCCACCACCACCTCCCACAGCGCAGACCCCACCTCTTTCTTCACCCTTGTCTCAGCCTCCACCACCACTTCCCACAGCGCAGATCCCACCTCTTCCTTCACCCTTGTCTCAGCCTCCACCACCACCGCCCCTTACACCTCCACCTTCACCTCCACCCCCACCTCCACCGCCTGCACAATCTATAGCTTTACCAACTCAACCATCCATAGCGAGCCATCATCAATTACCACCGCAATTAGGATTTCCTCCTCCAGCATATCCATTATCGCATCAAACATACCCAGGATCTATGCAGCAAGACCGCTGTAGCATTTTCACT GGCGATCAAATTGTCCAAGGGCTTGGAAGTTCTTCACGTGGAAGTCATGTGCAGCAGTCATATAATTTTAATCCTGAAGCTTCTTCACAGAACCAACGGTTTCAGCCGAACACCACTCTCTCCCAAAGACCTATGGTTAGGAATCCGCCTTTAGCACCGTCCGGTCATTTTCCGTATCCAAGCCATGTTCAATCTCAATCCCCGCATACCTACACTCATCCTTACTCTTTCCCACCTCAACGTGATGACGGACGGCGATATAGAGATGAGGAACCATGGCGGATGTCTTCAAGTGGGCGTAGTGCAGAAAACCAGAGTGGTGCCTGGATACGTGGAAGACATTCACATCCAGGCCTTCCTAGAGTCACAGACA ATTTCTTTCGGCCGCCTCCAGAACGTCCACCTTCAGTGACAATGAGCTATCAACCTTCTTCTGCTAGTAACTTACAATCTATCCCGGCAATTCCAG GTCATGCTGCTCCCCAGATGCTACCGTCTCGGCCAGACCTGCCTGCCGGGAATTGTTGGCGGCCAGCTTGA
- the LOC106306004 gene encoding ENHANCER OF AG-4 protein 2 isoform X2: protein MAPGRKRGASKANAKGKLILGDLVLAKVKGFPAWPAKISRPEEWDRAPDPKKYFVKFFGTQEIAFVAPPDIQAFTNEAKSKLLARCQGKTLKYFAQAVTEICTAFEELQNRKSLDPLDTAEPGLTKAETLDGTGHIVPKLDKNNGEETNAETVKKDSSPGSESLTHSSYDPKIKEEDFDKGTGGDGCTNGQKNLARTKKVAGGSDKKGDTIHRDKSSNSHVPTSGKSDSKMSKGPLTEKSSTKFSGGKHENSPGVKSGVPGKKRRLESELRKPAPRLDESSPAAKKPRTEGKNGSVKCEIDDESDPIGTGSDIKHDLVLGASPREGNLRVGKGHLEQKDRPSSVAQSLKKRRAVCIYDEDDDEDPKTPLHGSRAAVPKTSELTDGPKSGNASTKSKVSAGPTESTRVKKAPLRKHCEDASRVLSENVEKSANSLPIVKPISELPPKDVKQIVKSPMLSPQLGSSNKHVTAQQKAAKSSVKVSGVVMAKKPQSDSCKEAVMKSDKVSSSLSQADQRHKPASVKDRPRDTSEDLSAVMPDGNRENWSAPFTSAKTPDAASSMKDLIAAAQAKRKLAHSQNSVFGNLNPSFMSISDTQMRSQSPFMVQSASASAAIAMPLVVEGHQQDSSPSNHGHQSSSRNQNEADVDEERRLSSGHKSAGGSLSGGTEAAVSRDAFEGMIETLSRTKESIGRATRLAIDCAKYGIASEVVELLIRKLESEPQLHRKVDLFFLVDSITQCSHNQKGIAGASYVPTVQAALPRLLGAAAPSGLDARDNRRKCLKVLRLWLDRKIFPESLLRRYIDDIGASGDDGTIGISLRRPSRSERSVDDPIREMEGMHVDEYGSNATIQLPGFFSSHNFEDDEEDDELLTSQKAKNTSSGEPFNALDDLEMRDTSSDRHHRVLEDVDRDLEMADVSGEGKDVAPSAICENETKEQSLDVSEPVAEKSTGVPPLSEDSPPLPHESPPSPPPLPPSPPPPSPPPPPSSPPPLLPPPPPTAQTPPLSSPLSQPPPPLPTAQIPPLPSPLSQPPPPPPLTPPPSPPPPPPPPAQSIALPTQPSIASHHQLPPQLGFPPPAYPLSHQTYPGSMQQDRCSIFTGDQIVQGLGSSSRGSHVQQSYNFNPEASSQNQRFQPNTTLSQRPMVRNPPLAPSGHFPYPSHVQSQSPHTYTHPYSFPPQRDDGRRYRDEEPWRMSSSGRSAENQSGAWIRGRHSHPGLPRVTDSIFLSAASRTSTFSDNELSTFFC from the exons ATGGCTCCGGGGCGTAAAAGAGGAGCTAGCAAGGCTAACGCCAAGGGGAAGTTGATCCTCGGTGATCTCGTTCTTGCCAAAGTCAAAGGCTTCCCTGCTTGGCCTGCTAAG ATTAGCCGGCCTGAAGAATGGGATCGTGCGCCTGACCCGAAGAAGTACTTTGTTAAGTTCTTTGGAACTCAGGAAAT AGCTTTTGTTGCACCGCCTGATATCCAAGCCTTCACTAATGAGGCAAAGAGCAAACTATTAGCAAGATGTCAAGGTAAAACACTCAAGTATTTTGCGCAAGCCGTCACGGAAATTTGCACCGCTTTTGAAGAGTTGCAGAACCGCAAGTCATTGGATCCTCTCGATACAGCGGAGCCTGGTTTGACAAAGGCTGAGACATTGGATGGAACAGGTCATATAGTCCCTAAATTAGATAAGAACAATGGTGAAGAGACAAACGCTGAGACTGTGAAGAAGGATTCATCCCCGGGTAGCGAGTCACTGACGCATAGTTCATATGACCCTAAAATAAAGGAAGAAGATTTTGATAAAGGAACTGGCGGTGATGGTTGCACTAATGGTCAGAAGAATCTGGCGAGAACAAAGAAGGTAGCTGGTGGCTCGGACAAAAAAGGTGATACAATTCATAGAGACAAAAGCAGTAACTCACATGTGCCTACTAGTGGTAAATCTGATTCCAAAATGTCAAAAGGTCCGTTGACAGAGAAATCTAGTACCAAATTTTCCGGAGGTAAGCACGAAAATTCACCTGGTGTTAAGAGTGGAGTTCCAGGCAAGAAAAGAAGGCTTGAAAGTGAACTAAGGAAGCCTGCACCAAGACTAGATGAAAGCTCGCCTGCTGCTAAAAAACCGCGAACTGAAGGTAAAAATGGCAGCGTTAAGTGTGAAATTGATGATGAATCTGATCCTATTGGGACTGGATCAGATATTAAGCATGACCTTGTTTTAGGAGCAAGTCCTCGTGAAGGAAATTTAAGGGTGGGGAAAGGTCATCTGGAACAGAAAGACCGTCCCTCTTCAGTTGCACAGTCTCTGAAAAAGCGAAGGGCTGTTTGCATCTACGACGAAGATGATGATGAAGATCCAAAAACCCCATTACATGGAAGTCGAGCTGCTGTTCCCAAAACATCAGAATTGACTGATGGTCCCAAAAGTGGCAATGCCTCTACCAAATCTAAGGTATCTGCTGGACCTACAGAGAGTACTCGAGTAAAGAAAGCACCTCTGCGTAAACATTGCGAGGATGCTTCACGCGTATTATCGGAAAATGTGGAGAAATCTGCTAATAGCTTACCCATAGTGAAACCCATCAGTGAGTTGCCGCCAAAGGATGTCAAGCAGATCGTTAAATCTCCTATGCTGTCTCCTCAGCTGGGTTCATCTAACAAGCACGTTACAGCACAGCAAAAAGCTGCAAAGTCATCTGTAAAAGTTTCTGGTGTTGTGATGGCAAAGAAGCCTCAGAGTGATTCTTGTAAGGAGGCAGTTATGAAATCTGATAAAGTAAGCTCTTCTTTGTCTCAAGCTGATCAGAGACACAAACCAGCTTCAGTTAAAGATAGGCCAAGAGACACTTCTGAGGACTTGTCTGCTGTGAT GCCTGATGGCAACCGAGAAAATTGGAGTGCTCCATTTACCAGTGCGAAGACCCCAGATGCAGCTTCATCTATGAAGGATCTAATTGCAGCAGCACAGGCCAAAAGAAAACTAGCACATTCACAAAATTCAGTTTTTGGGAATTTGAACCCTAGTTTCATGAGCATCAGTGATACACAGATGAGGAGCCAGAGCCCGTTTATGGTTCAGAGTGCTTCAGCTTCTGCTGCCATCGCAATGCCTTTAGTTGTTGAAGGACATCAACAGGATTCTTCTCCGTCAAATCATGGGCATCAGTCCTCATCAAGAAATCAAAATGAGGCTGATGTTGATGAAGAGAGAAGACTTAGTTCAGGGCATAAGTCAGCTGGAGGTTCACTTAGTGGTGGTACTGAGGCGGCTGTTTCCCGAGATGCTTTTGAGGGGATGATAGAGACCTTATCAAGAACTAAGGAAAGTATTGGACGTGCAACACGCCTAGCAATTGATTGTGCCAAGTATGGGATTGCTAGTGAG GTGGTGGAACTTCTCATACGAAAGTTGGAAAGTGAACCTCAATTGCATCGTAAAGTGGACTTGTTCTTTCTCGTTGACTCTATCACCCAGTGTTCGCACAACCAAAAAG GTATTGCTGGTGCTTCATACGTTCCTACTGTGCAAGCTGCTTTGCCACGTCTTTTAGGTGCTGCTGCTCCTTCAGGGCTCGATGCTCGTGACAATCGTCGTAAATGTCTGAAG GTTCTGAGGTTGTGGCTTGATAGGAAAATTTTCCCTGAATCTCTTCTGCGTCGTTATATTGATGATATTGGAGCTTCTGGCGATGATGGAACTATTGGGATTTCCCTGCGACGTCCTTCTAGATCTGAGCGTTCTGTAGATGATCCTATCAGAGAAATGGAAGGGATGCATGTTGATGAGTATGGCAG CAATGCAACTATTCAGCTGCCTGGGTTTTTCTCTTCTCATAACTTCGAAGATGATGAAGAAGATGACGAGCTTCTAACATCACAAAAAGCAAAAAACACATCTTCTGGGGAACCTTTCAATGCTTTAGATGACTTGGAAATGCGTGATACTTCAAGTGATAGACACCATCGAGTTTTGGAGGATGTAGATCGTGATCTTGAAATGGCAGATGTATCTGGTGAGGGGAAAGATGTAGCACCTTCCGCTATCTGTGAGAATGAGACAAAGGAGCAGTCACTGGATGTTAGTGAACCAGTTGCGGAAAAGTCAACTGGGGTGCCTCCTCTTTCAGAGGATTCTCCTCCGCTACCTCACGAATCACCTCCATCTCCCCCTCCTCTGCCCCCTTCTCCACCACCTCCGTCTCCACCTCCTCCGCCTTCATCTCCGCCTCCGTTGCTGCCACCACCACCTCCCACAGCGCAGACCCCACCTCTTTCTTCACCCTTGTCTCAGCCTCCACCACCACTTCCCACAGCGCAGATCCCACCTCTTCCTTCACCCTTGTCTCAGCCTCCACCACCACCGCCCCTTACACCTCCACCTTCACCTCCACCCCCACCTCCACCGCCTGCACAATCTATAGCTTTACCAACTCAACCATCCATAGCGAGCCATCATCAATTACCACCGCAATTAGGATTTCCTCCTCCAGCATATCCATTATCGCATCAAACATACCCAGGATCTATGCAGCAAGACCGCTGTAGCATTTTCACT GGCGATCAAATTGTCCAAGGGCTTGGAAGTTCTTCACGTGGAAGTCATGTGCAGCAGTCATATAATTTTAATCCTGAAGCTTCTTCACAGAACCAACGGTTTCAGCCGAACACCACTCTCTCCCAAAGACCTATGGTTAGGAATCCGCCTTTAGCACCGTCCGGTCATTTTCCGTATCCAAGCCATGTTCAATCTCAATCCCCGCATACCTACACTCATCCTTACTCTTTCCCACCTCAACGTGATGACGGACGGCGATATAGAGATGAGGAACCATGGCGGATGTCTTCAAGTGGGCGTAGTGCAGAAAACCAGAGTGGTGCCTGGATACGTGGAAGACATTCACATCCAGGCCTTCCTAGAGTCACAGACAGTAT ATTTCTTTCGGCCGCCTCCAGAACGTCCACCTTCAGTGACAATGAGCTATCAACCTTCTTCTGCTAG
- the LOC106303504 gene encoding ATP-dependent Clp protease proteolytic subunit 2, mitochondrial, whose translation MMMRGLLSGAKRLSTPTTASARRSYSLIPMVIEHSSRGERAYDIFSRLLKERIICINGPINDDTSHVVVAQLLFLESENPSKPIHMYLNSPGGHVTAGLAIYDTMQYIRSPISTICLGQAASMASLLLAAGAKGQRRSLPNATVMIHQPSGGYSGQAKDLTIHTKQIVRVWDALNGLYAKHTGQPIDVIAENMDRDNFMTPEEAKAFGIIDEVIDERPLELVKDAVGGESKDKSSS comes from the exons ATGATGATGAGGGGTCTCTTATCCGGCGCCAAGCGGCTATCAACTCCGACCACCGCATCCGCGAGAAGAAGCTACAGTCTGATTCCGATGGTAATCGAGCACTCGTCTCGAGGAGAGAGAGCTTACGACATCTTCTCTCGGCTGCTCAAAGAGCGTATCATCTGCATCAACGGCCCGATCAACGACGACACCTCCCACGTCGTCGTAGCCCAGCTTCTCTTCCTCGAATCCGAGAATCCTTCCAAGCCGATCCATATGTATCTCAATTCACCAGGAGGCCACGTCACCGCCG GTCTTGCAATTTACGATACTATGCAGTACATTCGTTCTCCGATAAGCACAATCTGTCTAGGCCAGGCTGCATCAATGGCCTCTCTCCTCTTGGCAGCGGGTGCCAAGGGACAAAGGCGGTCGCTTCCGAACGCAACCGTTATGATTCATCAGCCTTCAGGTGGGTATAGCGGCCAGGCCAAGGATTTAACGATTCACACGAAGCAGATTGTTCGTGTGTGGGATGCTTTGAATGGTCTTTATGCGAAACACACGGGCCAGCCTATCGACGTGATTGCGGAGAACATGGACAGGGATAACTTCATGACTCCCGAAGAGGCCAAGGCGTTTGGGATAATCGATGAAGTGATTGATGAGAGACCGTTGGAGTTGGTGAAAGATGCAGTTGGGGGTGAAAGCAAAGATAAGAGTTCGAGTTGA